The Zingiber officinale cultivar Zhangliang chromosome 9A, Zo_v1.1, whole genome shotgun sequence genome window below encodes:
- the LOC122019070 gene encoding zinc finger protein BRUTUS-like → MATPLAGDGVLALIPQEVVNSIDPVQSSPAPAVATATFGGLPERSPILIFVYFQKAIRSELDRLHHGAVSLATDGSGDVHSLAERCVFLYDIYQHHCNAEDAVIFPALDIRVKNVARTYSIEHKGESHLFYDVFVLLVSHVKNEDRIRRELALRIESTKISFGQHMPKEEKQVFVSEDHFRRELASCTGVIKTSLSQHMSKEEEQV, encoded by the exons ATGGCGACGCCATTGGCGGGGGACGGAGTCCTCGCCCTGATTCCGCAGGAAGTTGTcaactcaatcgatccagtgCAGTCTTCTCCTGCGCCGGCTGTTGCAACGGCGACGTTCGGCGGCTTGCCCGAGAGATCCCCGATTTTGATCTTTGTTTATTTCCAGAAGGCCATCCGGTCGGAGCTCGATCGCCTCCACCACGGCGCCGTCTCCCTTGCAACCGATGGAAGCGGCGATGTTCATTCCCTGGCGGAGCGATGTGTATTCCTCTATGATATATACCAGCACCACTGCAATGCTGAGGACGCG GTTATCTTTCCAGCTCTGGACATACGGGTCAAGAATGTGGCTAGAACATATTCTATTGAACATAAAGGGGAAAGCCACCTTTTCTATGATGTGTTTGTTTTGTTAGTTTCACATGTGAAAAATGAGGATCGTATTCGGAGAGAACTTGCTCTTCGCATTGAATCTACAAAAATTTCATTCGGTCAGCATATGCCCAAGGAAGAGAAGCAAGTATTTGTTTCAGAGGATCATTTCCGAAGAGAACTAGCTTCTTGCACTGGAGTCATAAAAACATCACTCAGTCAACACATGTCTAAGGAAGAAGAGCAggtatga